A single window of Deltaproteobacteria bacterium DNA harbors:
- a CDS encoding cytochrome P450 produces MAVMANNGGSTRGPRFATPFGFLAVMRDDALGFLMDTTRRYGDVVEIRFFPLRNFLVTNPAGVKHILQENHRNYWKGSLFGKLKRIAGEGLVFSDGDLWRRQRQLVQPAFHRDRIAAMADMMTGATIEMLDRWQTPAASGQSLNVAAEMSKLTLQIVAKALFGTDLEDDEVVFTDAVSGGLAYANYLMNHFLALPLIVPTRANRAGRRAIATLDEIVWNIIARHRREGGDRGDLLSMLIGARDAETNEAMTDRQLRDEAVTFLVAGHETTAVALSWTWHLLSTHPNVERRLHAEVDDVLGKRTPTLSDLPNLPFARMVLEESMRLYPPVWATARQSFKEDDVCGHRIPANTVVTLSPYATHRDPAYWEDPERFDPDRFSPERSAGRPEYAYFPFGAGPRRCIGSQFAMMEGQLVLAMIAQRFRLHGDPSHPVEPDPILTLRPRNGLPMTLQSRQ; encoded by the coding sequence ATGGCAGTCATGGCCAACAACGGCGGGTCGACTCGCGGACCGCGTTTCGCCACGCCGTTCGGGTTCCTGGCCGTCATGCGGGACGACGCGCTTGGCTTCCTGATGGACACGACCCGCCGCTACGGCGATGTGGTCGAGATCCGCTTCTTTCCTCTGCGTAATTTTCTCGTGACCAATCCAGCCGGCGTCAAACACATCCTGCAGGAGAACCACCGCAACTACTGGAAGGGTTCACTGTTCGGCAAACTCAAGCGCATTGCCGGTGAGGGACTCGTGTTCAGCGATGGCGACCTCTGGCGTCGCCAGCGCCAGTTGGTGCAGCCGGCATTCCATCGCGACCGCATCGCGGCGATGGCGGACATGATGACCGGCGCAACCATCGAGATGCTCGATCGCTGGCAGACGCCCGCTGCCTCGGGGCAGTCACTCAACGTAGCGGCGGAGATGTCGAAGCTCACGTTGCAGATCGTCGCCAAGGCGCTGTTCGGCACGGATCTCGAGGATGACGAGGTGGTGTTCACCGACGCTGTCTCGGGTGGGCTGGCCTATGCGAACTATTTGATGAACCACTTCCTGGCGCTGCCGCTGATCGTTCCAACGCGCGCCAACCGCGCCGGCCGCCGGGCGATCGCCACGCTCGATGAGATCGTCTGGAATATCATCGCCCGGCATCGTCGCGAAGGCGGAGACCGTGGCGACCTATTGAGCATGCTCATCGGCGCACGCGACGCGGAGACCAACGAAGCGATGACCGACCGCCAACTGCGCGATGAAGCCGTCACCTTCCTGGTGGCGGGTCACGAGACCACCGCGGTTGCGCTCTCGTGGACGTGGCATCTGCTGTCAACGCATCCGAACGTCGAGCGGCGTTTGCACGCAGAGGTGGACGATGTCCTCGGCAAGCGCACGCCGACGTTGAGCGATCTACCCAACCTTCCCTTCGCGCGCATGGTGCTGGAGGAGTCCATGCGACTCTACCCACCGGTATGGGCAACCGCTCGGCAGAGTTTCAAGGAAGACGACGTCTGCGGCCACCGCATCCCGGCCAACACTGTCGTGACGCTCAGTCCGTACGCGACCCATCGCGATCCGGCGTACTGGGAAGACCCCGAGCGTTTTGATCCCGACCGTTTCTCGCCCGAGCGCAGCGCCGGCCGCCCTGAGTACGCCTACTTCCCATTCGGCGCCGGACCACGCCGCTGCATCGGCAGTCAGTTCGCGATGATGGAGGGGCAGCTGGTGCTGGCGATGATCGCACAACGGTTCCGCCTGCACGGCGATCCAAGCCACCCGGTCGAACCCGATCCGATTCTGACCCTGCGACCGCGCAACGGACTGCCGATGACGTTGCAGTCGCGTCAGTGA
- a CDS encoding DUF5615 family PIN-like protein, whose protein sequence is MWLLDVNLPNGLVTFLHRQGVSCDTAVNRGWRGLTNGSLTQVAFQAGFRVILTRDRLFGYSAGSSLKLLPDFAIILVTLPQARAAAYLAEFEARWRHTPITPAAGQIIEWP, encoded by the coding sequence ATGTGGCTGCTTGATGTCAATTTGCCGAATGGGCTGGTGACGTTTCTCCATCGGCAGGGCGTCTCGTGCGACACCGCGGTGAACCGTGGATGGCGCGGTTTGACGAACGGGTCTCTGACCCAGGTGGCATTTCAGGCAGGCTTTCGTGTGATTCTGACCCGAGACCGCCTCTTCGGATACTCTGCGGGTAGCAGCCTCAAACTACTCCCTGACTTTGCGATCATCCTCGTGACGCTACCGCAGGCGCGCGCGGCTGCATACTTGGCAGAGTTCGAAGCGCGCTGGCGGCACACGCCCATCACGCCGGCAGCCGGCCAAATCATCGAGTGGCCGTAA
- a CDS encoding DUF433 domain-containing protein — translation MEDRPITGYSYLVTNPERLGGKPTIRGTRFTVSFILACLAEGMSYEDIVRDYSEFPREALPEVLRFASAATDRRDVAA, via the coding sequence ATGGAAGACCGGCCCATCACCGGGTACTCGTACCTGGTGACGAATCCCGAGCGGCTCGGCGGAAAACCGACGATACGCGGCACGCGTTTTACTGTGTCGTTCATCCTGGCGTGTCTGGCTGAGGGAATGTCGTACGAGGACATCGTGCGCGACTACTCCGAGTTCCCACGCGAAGCCCTCCCGGAAGTGCTGCGCTTCGCCAGCGCCGCTACCGATCGGCGCGATGTGGCTGCTTGA